One Niallia circulans DNA segment encodes these proteins:
- a CDS encoding endo-beta-N-acetylglucosaminidase has protein sequence MFSKWRKTKKTLIVTVIMLFMLQAGLSPALAGDTFPFTGESATGLNQPTQHGYTVNHILDWTPETDKNADMLRSRVPLQERNQAFAATQANPEISADTQMFNLAGDYGNAFLDSTAYTNKFGQYTFPYWQYVDYYSYWHGTASADVPDYLYNPSLPWYERWFEFGALNIPNPAYTNAAHKNGVKSLAVIFFSDNDRGPQTYSQMFVKDKDGKFPVAEKLVEMAEYYGYDGYFFNQEEASAGVAVKDIPVYKEFLKAIKQSGLYVQWYDSVDNTTGKTRYENEFTAVNSPFVKDSKYGTLTDSIFLNYLWNKQKLEKSKAHAESLGLDPLQTVFAGVEAGGDRFNKQRNDLRNNLDSNKKPMNSIAMLGSDFTHHALDEDLGGEDTNRRNNSDYQWMSFIRDRAWWSGPNLDPTNPGRNADAKLTDVAAKGDNWDGVASYIAERSVIQGSNFVSNFNMGRGLDYYVNGKLSNKDEWSNINIQDIPVTWQWWMDTTGTPLQADFDFGPDYNTGARYSYQKVGAFNGGSSLVVNGSLDAENLLHLYKTDLQVKKSSKFSITYNKPSEDDSSVMSIGLFFKDNPEKAVKVEVPNSGKKTNGWVTANLDLSKYAGKELAAFGIVFANGEQEQIADYQMNIGQVKISDGSIKKPKAPTELKITEALSDSNEMYIAWKLENYENVKQYNVYNNGVFVGGVYDEVFYIKNLQNLSGDISLTAVSQDGQESAPAVVKYDLTKGVQNIKATQADNGDMVVSWQNPKNVDGKITVNIATEFDYAKKVNKTVTVKNGKTEVTLPNMPLNGDKYQLKIRIGSQNWISYRSTFFDKTIEAYPAEKVTIDGNSVKWNLPNTRDWHHIYVYENGEAKTFDTTYSQGKRPYIVRGRTHLKELTFQTKATDSILEFVIEDYSGNKATTVIRMNLDDLYSKINDFVASGELTESAGKQLTKVLNAAKKHYEEDRLKQAATQMKKFKDEINSKQMKDMADGAKTTLIASADYFLRNMSK, from the coding sequence ATGTTTTCGAAATGGAGAAAAACGAAAAAGACACTAATCGTCACGGTTATAATGCTGTTTATGCTGCAGGCAGGCTTGTCTCCGGCATTGGCGGGGGATACATTTCCATTTACTGGTGAAAGTGCAACTGGTTTGAATCAGCCGACACAGCATGGATATACGGTGAATCACATTTTAGATTGGACACCAGAAACAGATAAAAATGCTGACATGCTTAGGTCGAGAGTGCCGTTACAAGAGCGAAATCAAGCATTTGCTGCTACACAGGCAAACCCGGAGATAAGCGCGGATACGCAAATGTTTAATCTTGCTGGTGACTATGGGAATGCTTTTTTGGACAGTACGGCATATACGAATAAGTTTGGTCAATATACGTTTCCGTACTGGCAGTATGTCGATTATTATTCGTATTGGCATGGAACAGCGTCAGCAGATGTTCCAGATTATTTATATAATCCGAGCCTTCCATGGTATGAAAGATGGTTTGAATTTGGGGCATTAAATATTCCAAATCCTGCTTATACGAATGCAGCCCATAAAAACGGGGTTAAATCACTCGCGGTTATTTTCTTCTCAGATAATGATAGGGGACCACAGACATATTCACAAATGTTTGTTAAAGACAAGGACGGCAAATTCCCTGTTGCTGAAAAGCTCGTTGAAATGGCGGAATACTATGGGTATGATGGTTATTTCTTTAATCAGGAGGAAGCAAGTGCAGGGGTTGCTGTTAAGGATATTCCTGTATATAAAGAGTTTTTAAAGGCAATTAAACAAAGCGGCCTATATGTGCAGTGGTACGATTCAGTTGATAATACAACAGGCAAAACAAGATATGAGAACGAATTCACGGCTGTCAATAGTCCGTTTGTCAAGGATTCAAAATACGGCACTTTGACTGACTCAATTTTCTTAAACTATCTTTGGAATAAACAAAAGCTGGAGAAGTCTAAAGCCCATGCAGAAAGCTTAGGATTAGATCCTTTACAAACTGTGTTTGCAGGTGTTGAAGCAGGTGGAGACAGATTTAATAAACAGCGCAATGATTTACGAAATAATTTGGACAGCAACAAAAAGCCGATGAATAGTATTGCTATGCTCGGATCTGACTTTACTCATCATGCCTTGGATGAGGATCTGGGCGGAGAAGATACGAATCGACGTAATAACAGTGACTACCAATGGATGTCTTTTATTCGTGACAGAGCATGGTGGAGCGGTCCTAATCTTGACCCAACAAACCCAGGCAGAAACGCAGATGCTAAGCTTACAGATGTTGCAGCAAAAGGAGATAACTGGGACGGTGTTGCTTCCTATATAGCTGAGCGCAGTGTCATTCAAGGCTCTAACTTTGTGTCCAACTTTAACATGGGCCGAGGCTTAGATTACTATGTAAATGGCAAGCTAAGCAATAAAGATGAATGGTCAAATATTAATATTCAAGACATTCCGGTCACATGGCAATGGTGGATGGATACAACTGGAACACCGCTGCAGGCAGATTTTGATTTTGGTCCTGATTACAATACAGGGGCAAGATACAGCTATCAAAAGGTTGGTGCCTTTAATGGCGGAAGCTCGCTTGTTGTGAATGGTTCATTGGATGCCGAAAACCTATTGCATCTTTATAAAACCGATTTACAAGTGAAAAAGAGCTCGAAGTTTTCAATTACCTATAACAAACCATCTGAAGATGATTCATCAGTTATGAGTATCGGCTTATTCTTTAAAGATAATCCTGAAAAGGCAGTGAAAGTGGAAGTGCCTAATTCCGGTAAAAAAACGAATGGCTGGGTAACAGCAAATCTTGACCTGTCCAAATATGCAGGCAAAGAGCTTGCTGCATTTGGGATTGTGTTTGCGAATGGAGAACAAGAACAGATAGCTGATTATCAGATGAATATCGGGCAAGTGAAAATAAGTGATGGCTCGATAAAAAAACCGAAGGCTCCGACTGAGCTTAAAATAACAGAAGCATTAAGTGACTCGAATGAAATGTATATCGCTTGGAAGCTGGAAAACTATGAGAATGTGAAGCAATACAATGTCTATAACAATGGAGTTTTTGTTGGCGGCGTTTATGACGAAGTATTTTACATCAAAAACTTGCAGAATTTATCTGGTGATATTTCTCTGACAGCTGTTAGCCAAGACGGTCAAGAAAGTGCACCTGCTGTTGTGAAATATGATTTAACAAAGGGTGTACAAAACATTAAAGCAACTCAAGCAGATAATGGTGATATGGTCGTTTCATGGCAAAATCCCAAAAATGTGGATGGGAAAATTACCGTGAATATTGCAACAGAGTTCGACTATGCAAAGAAAGTGAATAAAACGGTCACCGTAAAAAACGGCAAAACAGAGGTGACGCTCCCTAATATGCCGCTAAATGGAGATAAATATCAGCTTAAAATAAGAATCGGCAGCCAAAACTGGATTAGCTATCGCAGTACGTTTTTTGACAAAACGATAGAAGCGTATCCAGCAGAAAAGGTCACTATTGATGGGAATTCTGTTAAGTGGAATTTACCTAATACGAGAGATTGGCACCATATATATGTATATGAAAATGGCGAAGCCAAAACATTTGATACGACCTACAGTCAAGGCAAAAGGCCTTATATTGTGCGAGGGCGCACGCATTTAAAGGAGCTCACCTTCCAAACGAAAGCAACAGACAGCATCCTTGAATTTGTGATAGAGGATTATTCAGGTAATAAAGCGACAACAGTAATCAGAATGAACTTAGACGATCTTTATAGTAAAATCAATGATTTTGTTGCTAGTGGTGAATTGACTGAGTCAGCTGGAAAGCAATTAACAAAAGTCTTGAACGCTGCCAAGAAGCATTATGAAGAAGATCGTTTAAAGCAAGCAGCAACCCAAATGAAGAAATTTAAGGATGAAATAAACAGTAAGCAAATGAAGGATATGGCAGACGGCGCAAAAACTACATTAATAGCGAGTGCCGATTATTTCCTAAGAAATATGTCGAAGTAA
- a CDS encoding glycoside hydrolase family 3 N-terminal domain-containing protein has protein sequence MVHFNQAHETEKSQVEALLAKMTLKEKVGQVNQKLYGWEVYEKTDTGYVLTEKFKEHVQRWDGIGVLYGLFRSDPWSAIHFDNGITEDASAEVANMIQQYVKDNTRLGIPVLLSEECSHGHQGLDSMITPVNLGVGATWNPELHQKLMAAVAEEVRAKGAHLALVSTLDILRDPRWGRSEECFSEDPFLASELTKAVVKGMQGKQAEFIEEGKMIAVLKHFAAQGNGTGGKNAAPASIGERELREIHLPPMKTAIQSGALACMAAYNEIDGIPCHANGYLLQQILREELGFNGAVMADGCALDNLVALTESTEKAAALALESGVDISLWDDVYIALDSAVELGLVSEEKLNDAVRRVLTLKYKMGLFANPFVEEKPQRDEEQADKINLESARQSIVLLKNNGILPLKKELKRIAVIGPNADASYNQLGDYTPFQRESRVSTVFKGIASLVKDAEVVYEQGCGIRSGNEEGLEKAVRLARSSDVAVVVLGGSSARDFTAQFDLNGAVINTTGEEEMDCGENVDTADLELGGLQLKLLQRVMETGTPVVVVLISGRPHAIPWIAEHAPAILSAWYPGQMGGQAIAEILFGKVNPSGRLPVSIPRSAMQLPVFYNYKDGGYKKDYFDMSGNALYPFGFGLSYTDFVYDNLQITRPAITAERLAAGEKFCISVKVTNVGNNDGYDVLQLYIKGKAGSIIRRVKELKGFKKVWLAAGETKEVCFELGAEELQVFSSQNTYKVEQGEIEIEVGNPRSCLNAVLNVS, from the coding sequence ATGGTTCATTTTAATCAAGCGCACGAAACGGAAAAAAGCCAAGTTGAAGCATTATTAGCTAAAATGACATTAAAGGAAAAGGTTGGCCAGGTTAATCAAAAGCTGTATGGCTGGGAGGTCTACGAAAAAACAGACACTGGCTATGTTCTAACGGAAAAGTTTAAAGAACATGTACAGCGATGGGATGGAATTGGTGTTCTTTATGGTTTATTCCGTTCTGATCCATGGTCTGCCATTCATTTTGACAATGGCATAACAGAGGATGCGAGTGCTGAAGTAGCCAATATGATCCAGCAATATGTCAAGGATAATACAAGACTAGGCATACCAGTTCTGTTATCAGAAGAATGCTCCCACGGTCATCAAGGCTTAGATAGTATGATAACACCTGTCAATTTAGGAGTTGGTGCAACGTGGAATCCAGAGCTGCATCAGAAACTAATGGCAGCTGTTGCAGAGGAAGTCCGTGCAAAAGGGGCTCATCTTGCACTCGTCTCGACATTGGATATTTTGCGTGATCCGCGCTGGGGTAGATCAGAGGAATGCTTTAGTGAGGATCCTTTTCTTGCCTCAGAGCTAACAAAGGCTGTCGTTAAAGGGATGCAAGGGAAGCAAGCTGAGTTTATTGAAGAGGGGAAAATGATTGCAGTATTAAAGCATTTCGCGGCACAGGGAAACGGTACGGGTGGCAAAAATGCCGCACCGGCTTCCATTGGCGAAAGAGAATTGAGGGAAATTCATTTGCCGCCGATGAAAACGGCTATCCAATCAGGTGCCCTTGCCTGCATGGCCGCCTATAATGAAATTGATGGCATTCCCTGCCATGCTAACGGTTATCTCCTTCAGCAAATTTTGAGAGAGGAATTGGGGTTTAATGGTGCAGTTATGGCTGACGGCTGCGCACTCGATAATTTAGTTGCCTTAACGGAAAGCACGGAAAAGGCAGCAGCTTTAGCACTTGAAAGTGGTGTAGACATAAGCCTGTGGGATGATGTGTATATTGCTTTAGATTCTGCAGTTGAATTAGGGCTTGTTAGTGAGGAAAAGCTGAATGATGCTGTAAGAAGAGTGCTGACACTTAAATACAAAATGGGGTTGTTTGCAAATCCTTTCGTGGAAGAGAAACCACAGAGAGATGAGGAACAGGCAGACAAAATTAATCTGGAATCAGCTCGACAATCGATTGTGCTGTTAAAAAACAATGGTATTCTCCCATTGAAAAAGGAGTTAAAAAGAATTGCGGTCATTGGACCGAATGCAGATGCCAGTTATAATCAGCTTGGTGATTATACACCGTTTCAAAGGGAAAGCAGAGTCAGCACCGTCTTCAAGGGGATTGCTTCATTGGTAAAAGACGCAGAGGTGGTGTATGAACAGGGTTGCGGCATTCGTTCTGGCAACGAGGAAGGACTGGAAAAAGCGGTTCGTCTTGCCAGAAGCTCAGATGTTGCTGTTGTTGTTTTAGGCGGTTCAAGTGCAAGGGATTTTACTGCCCAGTTTGATTTGAACGGTGCTGTTATTAATACAACTGGTGAGGAAGAGATGGATTGCGGCGAAAATGTCGATACTGCCGATTTGGAGCTTGGTGGTCTGCAGCTAAAGCTTTTGCAAAGGGTAATGGAAACAGGGACACCTGTTGTCGTGGTACTGATTTCTGGCAGACCTCATGCGATTCCGTGGATTGCAGAACATGCTCCAGCAATCTTAAGCGCATGGTACCCAGGGCAAATGGGCGGTCAGGCCATTGCGGAAATTTTATTTGGAAAAGTAAACCCGAGCGGAAGATTGCCTGTCTCCATCCCAAGGTCTGCCATGCAGCTGCCTGTTTTTTATAATTACAAGGATGGAGGATACAAGAAGGACTATTTTGATATGTCTGGTAATGCTTTATATCCGTTTGGTTTTGGACTTTCTTATACAGATTTCGTATATGATAATCTCCAGATTACAAGACCAGCAATTACAGCAGAAAGGCTAGCGGCTGGGGAAAAGTTCTGTATCTCTGTTAAGGTTACAAATGTTGGAAATAATGACGGTTATGACGTGCTTCAGCTTTATATAAAAGGGAAGGCTGGTAGTATTATCAGGAGAGTTAAGGAATTAAAAGGCTTTAAGAAGGTATGGCTTGCGGCAGGAGAAACAAAAGAAGTTTGCTTTGAGCTTGGAGCAGAGGAGTTACAAGTGTTCAGCAGCCAAAACACTTATAAGGTGGAACAGGGGGAGATTGAAATAGAGGTTGGTAATCCTCGCAGCTGCTTAAATGCTGTCTTAAATGTCAGTTGA
- a CDS encoding MFS transporter produces the protein MNLVNNQQNESWLRNIVLFLSSQTISLFGSSLVQYAIMWHITLTTESGMMMTLYIICGFIPTFILSPIAGVWADRYNRKILIVLSDGLIAFATLILAILFIMGFDSIWLLFVMAAIRAFGAGIQTPAVGAILPQVVPKEKLTKVNGVNGSIQAIIMFVSPMVSAALLATTAIEIIFFIDVITAAIAIVTMLSFVKISVHEKAAEKQTTSYFADFKEGLSYVNSHSFLKSFFVFFAIFFVLMAPAAFLTPLQVTRSFGSDVWRLTAVELAFSIGMIAGGGIIAAWGGFRNKISTMTLASVIMGVCTLTLGIAPSFWLYLIFMGVFGIAMPIFNTPTTVLLQEKISEEYLGRVFGVLGMISTSMMPIGMLIFGPLADIIRIEWLLIGTGLFMLVLTVFLSRNKALIEAGEPAVVTES, from the coding sequence ATGAACTTAGTTAATAACCAGCAAAATGAATCTTGGCTAAGAAACATCGTACTGTTTTTAAGCAGCCAGACGATTTCGCTTTTTGGATCATCTCTTGTTCAGTATGCGATCATGTGGCATATCACATTAACAACAGAATCAGGAATGATGATGACATTGTATATCATCTGTGGGTTTATTCCGACATTTATTCTGTCTCCAATCGCAGGAGTTTGGGCAGACAGGTATAATCGAAAGATATTGATTGTATTATCTGATGGGCTCATCGCCTTTGCTACATTAATCCTGGCCATTCTGTTTATAATGGGGTTTGATTCCATTTGGCTCTTATTTGTTATGGCGGCGATTCGTGCTTTTGGGGCGGGAATTCAAACACCTGCTGTTGGTGCCATCTTGCCACAAGTTGTTCCAAAGGAAAAGTTGACAAAGGTTAATGGAGTGAATGGCAGCATTCAGGCTATCATCATGTTCGTATCACCGATGGTAAGTGCTGCATTATTGGCAACTACAGCCATTGAAATCATCTTCTTTATAGATGTCATTACCGCAGCAATTGCGATTGTTACAATGCTTTCCTTTGTGAAAATTTCTGTACATGAAAAGGCAGCGGAAAAACAGACAACAAGCTATTTTGCCGATTTTAAAGAGGGCTTGAGCTATGTGAACAGCCACAGTTTTCTTAAGTCGTTTTTCGTGTTCTTTGCGATTTTCTTTGTATTAATGGCACCGGCGGCATTTCTGACACCGCTCCAGGTTACCCGCAGCTTTGGCAGTGACGTATGGCGGTTGACAGCAGTCGAACTTGCCTTTTCTATTGGGATGATTGCAGGAGGCGGTATCATTGCAGCATGGGGCGGCTTCCGTAATAAGATTAGCACGATGACGCTTGCGAGTGTCATTATGGGGGTATGTACATTAACACTCGGAATTGCGCCGTCATTTTGGCTCTATTTAATCTTCATGGGAGTTTTCGGCATTGCCATGCCGATTTTTAACACACCAACTACTGTACTTTTGCAGGAGAAAATCTCTGAGGAATATTTAGGAAGAGTTTTTGGCGTGTTAGGAATGATTTCTACCTCGATGATGCCAATCGGCATGCTTATTTTCGGTCCACTCGCAGATATTATTAGAATCGAATGGCTGCTAATAGGTACTGGATTATTCATGCTTGTGCTAACGGTTTTCTTAAGCCGCAATAAGGCGTTAATTGAAGCAGGGGAGCCTGCTGTGGTTACTGAATCATAA
- a CDS encoding alpha-mannosidase, whose protein sequence is MSLERIQRFIQHLGKFEVLESIQMKDWQAKRGVYVEPGKYEFNSNETVLINEGDWLIDAGATMFLEKEVSIPANWRNRPFGLTFHSSAEGRRTLHEGLVSINGMPHHGIDRNRNYVPFPEDSRNLEKITIIIELYNYAGQTLDELNYQNEPAEFDPPPLTLLQSSLDLVNSAVQSLLATVKCYFETAKLLPEGNIDKSTIITALTEVERKILSAKPAALTDISLVAEIEETLMERLADLSDSTNGQMLMVGQSHIDLAWLWPVKEAIRKCSRTFSTMSTLLEENPNFTYAQSQPQAYAFVKEHYPDIYERVKKHIADGRWEVVGGMWVEPDLNMPSGEALVRQLLYGMKFYKEEFGVQPRIEWLPDTFGYCASLPQLLKGAGIDYFMTSKMNWNDTNPFPFDLFYWEGIDGTRILSFLNHGLNEYTHPQEIQSHWDSYKQKNIHPHQMLLYGHGDGGGGVTQEMIDYVDRSASLPGLPSVVNSTAHEFFDGITAKNPPLPAWVGDMYLELHRGTYTTHARNKRWNRKAEVLYRDAEIWESVAANFAGANHDSSLEHGWKLLLLNQFHDIIPGSSIPEVYIDSESDYKEIFVCGEKVRNAALQELEQQINTEGDGIPFVIFNSLSWERAETVSITGGLELAGKGAVNQDGEVLPTEIIQKEDGQLELSVYVPAIPEMGYKVIWLQDLENIQSNKQEQAARDWETDYYLVEWNELGEITRLYDKNLRREVLNDGACGNQFQLFHDRPMLWDAWDIDPNFAEQQAETISLLEQSSTKGATKDIICFKWQLGQSVIEQDMILYHHNKRIDFQTKVDWHEQHKLLKVAFPVDVMSSKATYEIPFGTVERATHSNTSWEQAQFEVCGHRFADLSEAGYGVSLLNDCKYGYDVKQNVLRLSLLRAPKWPDKGADIGLHEFTYSLFPHEGEWREAEVVKQGYELNHPVVVLKSTAHLGSLPNSYSFIKTEAKQVILDTVKQSENGNGLTLRMYETSGGREQIQLSLAEQVHSAYETNLLEEKQADISLEGNKLSAALKPYEVKTIVVNL, encoded by the coding sequence TTGTCACTGGAAAGAATACAGCGATTTATTCAGCACTTAGGGAAGTTTGAAGTTTTAGAATCGATTCAAATGAAGGATTGGCAGGCAAAACGTGGAGTTTATGTGGAGCCGGGTAAATATGAATTTAACTCAAATGAAACAGTTCTAATTAATGAAGGTGATTGGCTGATTGATGCTGGTGCCACGATGTTTTTGGAAAAGGAAGTTTCGATTCCAGCCAACTGGAGAAATCGTCCATTCGGTCTGACGTTCCATTCCAGTGCAGAGGGGCGCCGAACTCTTCATGAGGGGCTCGTTTCTATTAATGGCATGCCACATCATGGAATTGACCGTAACCGCAATTACGTCCCTTTCCCAGAAGATTCGCGAAATTTAGAAAAAATTACCATTATAATCGAATTATATAATTATGCCGGCCAAACCCTTGATGAGTTAAATTATCAAAATGAACCAGCAGAATTTGATCCGCCACCGTTAACCCTTTTACAAAGCAGTCTTGATTTAGTTAATAGCGCTGTGCAAAGTTTGCTTGCAACAGTGAAGTGTTACTTTGAAACAGCGAAACTACTGCCTGAAGGTAATATAGACAAATCCACTATCATCACGGCTTTGACAGAGGTGGAACGGAAAATATTGTCCGCAAAGCCAGCAGCGTTAACAGATATTTCGTTGGTTGCAGAAATAGAAGAAACTTTAATGGAAAGGCTTGCAGATTTGTCTGACAGCACGAACGGACAAATGCTGATGGTAGGTCAGTCTCATATTGATTTGGCTTGGCTTTGGCCTGTTAAGGAAGCAATCCGTAAGTGCAGCAGAACCTTCTCAACAATGAGCACACTACTCGAGGAGAATCCGAATTTTACTTATGCACAAAGCCAGCCCCAAGCGTATGCCTTTGTTAAAGAGCATTACCCTGACATCTATGAAAGGGTGAAAAAGCATATTGCCGATGGACGCTGGGAGGTTGTCGGTGGAATGTGGGTGGAGCCTGATTTAAATATGCCGTCAGGTGAAGCTTTGGTTCGTCAGCTGCTGTATGGCATGAAGTTTTATAAGGAGGAATTCGGCGTTCAGCCAAGAATTGAATGGCTTCCAGATACATTCGGCTATTGTGCGTCACTGCCACAATTGTTAAAGGGAGCTGGAATTGATTACTTTATGACATCAAAAATGAATTGGAATGATACGAACCCTTTTCCGTTTGATTTATTTTATTGGGAAGGAATCGACGGCACGAGAATCCTGTCCTTTTTGAATCATGGCTTAAATGAATATACACATCCACAAGAAATTCAAAGCCATTGGGATAGTTATAAGCAAAAAAACATCCATCCGCACCAAATGCTGCTTTACGGCCATGGAGATGGCGGCGGCGGAGTTACGCAGGAAATGATTGATTATGTTGATCGGTCTGCTTCCTTGCCTGGCTTACCTTCTGTCGTCAACAGTACCGCACATGAATTTTTTGATGGAATCACAGCGAAAAATCCGCCCTTGCCAGCATGGGTTGGTGATATGTACTTAGAGCTTCACCGCGGAACATATACAACACATGCCCGCAACAAAAGATGGAATCGGAAAGCAGAGGTTCTTTACCGAGATGCGGAAATTTGGGAAAGCGTCGCTGCAAACTTTGCAGGTGCAAACCATGATTCTTCATTGGAGCATGGCTGGAAGCTGCTTCTGCTCAATCAATTTCATGATATTATTCCTGGATCATCCATTCCAGAGGTATATATTGATTCGGAGTCTGATTATAAAGAGATTTTTGTATGCGGGGAAAAGGTAAGAAATGCTGCATTACAGGAGCTGGAACAGCAAATTAACACAGAAGGCGACGGGATACCTTTTGTGATCTTTAACAGCCTGTCATGGGAGAGGGCTGAAACAGTTAGCATCACTGGAGGGTTAGAATTGGCAGGCAAAGGTGCCGTCAATCAAGATGGCGAAGTGTTGCCAACAGAGATAATTCAAAAGGAAGATGGTCAATTGGAGCTATCTGTTTATGTTCCAGCCATCCCAGAAATGGGCTATAAGGTCATTTGGCTGCAGGATTTGGAGAATATCCAAAGTAATAAACAAGAGCAAGCTGCACGCGATTGGGAAACAGATTATTATCTTGTGGAATGGAACGAACTCGGAGAAATTACTCGTTTATATGACAAAAACTTACGACGAGAGGTATTGAATGATGGAGCTTGCGGAAATCAGTTCCAGCTTTTCCATGACAGACCGATGCTGTGGGATGCATGGGATATCGATCCGAACTTTGCAGAACAGCAAGCAGAAACGATTAGCCTTTTAGAGCAGAGCAGCACTAAGGGTGCAACGAAGGATATCATTTGCTTTAAATGGCAGCTTGGTCAATCAGTTATTGAACAAGATATGATTTTATATCACCACAATAAACGAATTGATTTTCAAACGAAAGTCGATTGGCACGAACAGCATAAATTATTAAAGGTTGCTTTTCCAGTTGATGTGATGAGCAGCAAAGCAACATATGAAATTCCGTTTGGAACGGTAGAGAGAGCGACACATTCAAACACAAGCTGGGAGCAAGCACAGTTTGAAGTATGTGGACACAGATTCGCTGACCTGTCTGAAGCAGGGTACGGTGTCAGCTTGCTGAATGACTGCAAATATGGCTATGATGTGAAACAAAATGTATTGCGTTTATCCTTATTGCGGGCACCAAAATGGCCTGACAAGGGAGCAGATATTGGCCTTCATGAATTCACCTATTCCCTTTTCCCGCATGAAGGGGAATGGAGAGAAGCTGAAGTAGTGAAGCAAGGCTATGAACTGAACCACCCTGTTGTCGTTTTAAAGTCGACAGCACATCTTGGAAGTCTTCCAAATTCGTATTCCTTCATAAAAACTGAAGCTAAACAAGTTATTCTTGATACGGTGAAACAATCTGAGAATGGCAATGGTCTTACGCTAAGAATGTACGAAACGAGTGGTGGCAGAGAGCAAATTCAGCTTTCTTTGGCTGAGCAGGTTCATTCTGCATATGAAACAAATTTGTTGGAAGAGAAACAAGCAGATATTTCTCTGGAAGGCAATAAGCTGTCGGCAGCATTAAAGCCATATGAAGTAAAAACAATTGTCGTAAACCTGTAG